One Methanoculleus sp. 7T genomic window carries:
- a CDS encoding radical SAM protein: MTSDALIIDGYVDEPACLGVAPYISPYVREVAGVLFEHGYAPDYVTIDQVRSDPSLVAGRGRGDLVVMIAGLTVPGAYIGGKPATLTEVQQLGTLLREPTTAIGGPIAFGYAPGGGKKAIRQAIAGFDVMLSGSPAVALDAWLSGGEPAGAVDYSLTDPWSVAGAGIISKHPAFPYVMCELETATGCSRATVGGCSFCTEPFYGLPRYRSIEGIASEVAALRAAGARHFRLGRQPDLLAYQSSGGEFPIPRPEVLRDLFSAVRESAPDLLTLHIDNINPGTIARHEDAAREALAAIVAGHTPGDIAAFGMETADPAVVAANNLKAMPDDVFCAIEVVNEVGGKRTGGIPELLPGLNFIVGLAGETPATFDANEAFLRRVFDAGLLVRRVNIRQVMPFEGTAAYEENTLGLHDARFRAFKEWTRREFDEPMLRRVFPAGTILSDIIIEISGKPSFGRQMGSYPILVGIPLVLPRGTVLDAVVVDWGMRSVTALPLPVEVNTLPIAALRWIPGVGKKRAAAIAACRPFRSLEEFRKVAGETPVDEFIVF; encoded by the coding sequence ATGACCTCTGACGCCCTCATCATCGACGGCTACGTCGACGAGCCCGCATGCCTCGGGGTCGCACCCTACATCTCTCCCTATGTGAGAGAGGTCGCCGGGGTCCTCTTTGAGCACGGTTACGCTCCCGACTACGTTACCATCGACCAGGTCCGGTCCGACCCGTCGCTCGTCGCCGGCCGCGGCCGCGGCGACCTCGTGGTGATGATAGCGGGGCTGACCGTGCCCGGCGCCTATATCGGAGGAAAGCCTGCGACCCTGACGGAGGTTCAGCAACTCGGAACCCTGCTCCGAGAGCCGACGACCGCGATCGGCGGGCCGATCGCCTTCGGCTACGCTCCCGGAGGCGGGAAGAAGGCCATCCGGCAGGCGATCGCCGGGTTCGACGTCATGCTCTCGGGGTCGCCGGCGGTCGCGCTCGATGCCTGGCTCTCGGGCGGGGAGCCCGCCGGTGCGGTCGACTACTCCCTGACCGACCCTTGGTCGGTTGCCGGCGCCGGGATCATCTCCAAGCACCCGGCGTTCCCCTACGTGATGTGCGAACTCGAGACCGCGACCGGGTGCTCCCGTGCGACGGTCGGGGGGTGTTCCTTCTGCACAGAGCCCTTCTACGGGCTGCCGCGCTACCGCAGCATCGAGGGGATCGCAAGCGAGGTGGCGGCGCTCCGTGCGGCGGGCGCCCGCCACTTCAGGCTCGGCCGGCAGCCGGACCTCCTCGCCTACCAGAGTAGCGGCGGGGAGTTCCCGATCCCGCGCCCGGAGGTGCTTCGGGACCTCTTCTCGGCCGTCCGGGAGAGCGCCCCCGACCTTCTGACCCTGCACATCGACAACATCAACCCCGGCACCATCGCCCGGCACGAGGATGCGGCACGGGAGGCGCTCGCGGCGATCGTGGCCGGCCACACCCCCGGCGATATCGCGGCCTTCGGGATGGAGACCGCCGACCCGGCGGTGGTGGCGGCAAACAACCTCAAAGCCATGCCGGACGACGTCTTCTGTGCAATCGAGGTCGTGAATGAGGTCGGGGGAAAGCGGACCGGGGGTATCCCCGAGCTCCTCCCGGGCCTGAACTTCATCGTCGGCCTCGCGGGGGAGACGCCGGCGACCTTCGACGCGAACGAGGCGTTCCTCCGCCGGGTGTTCGACGCCGGGCTTCTGGTGCGGCGGGTGAACATCAGGCAGGTGATGCCGTTTGAGGGGACGGCGGCCTACGAGGAGAACACTCTCGGGCTGCACGACGCCCGGTTCCGGGCCTTCAAGGAGTGGACCCGGAGAGAGTTCGACGAACCGATGCTCCGCCGGGTCTTCCCTGCCGGCACCATCCTCTCGGACATTATCATCGAGATCTCCGGAAAACCGTCGTTCGGGCGGCAGATGGGCTCATACCCCATCCTCGTCGGGATCCCACTCGTTCTCCCGAGGGGAACCGTGCTCGACGCCGTCGTGGTGGACTGGGGGATGCGGTCGGTGACGGCCCTCCCCCTCCCGGTGGAGGTCAACACCCTGCCGATAGCGGCGCTCCGGTGGATCCCGGGCGTCGGCAAGAAGAGGGCCGCCGCCATCGCCGCCTGCCGGCCGTTCCGGAGTCTTGAAGAGTTTCGGAAAGTCGCGGGGGAGACGCCGGTTGATGAGTTTATAGTTTTTTAG
- a CDS encoding 6-hydroxymethylpterin diphosphokinase MptE-like protein yields the protein MRFTDWEPHYTAILEYFGFEREADEAAARLLAELADDRDDLGLLESLVRGRGVTVCGNAPSLPDELDQVEGTVLAADAAAEVLADHGIRPDAVFTDLDGATDLFVDLSRQGTVMVVHAHGDNIPLLRHWIPLLPGPLVATTQAAPLPHVHNFGGFTDGDRAVFAADDLGAASVRIIGFDLADRNVDPVKRGKLFWAGELLHLIGYDL from the coding sequence ATGAGGTTTACGGACTGGGAACCTCACTATACCGCAATTCTTGAGTATTTCGGGTTTGAGCGCGAGGCGGACGAGGCGGCCGCCCGCCTGCTTGCGGAACTCGCCGACGACCGGGACGATCTCGGGCTCCTTGAGTCGCTCGTTCGGGGCAGAGGGGTGACGGTCTGCGGGAACGCTCCCTCGCTCCCCGACGAACTCGATCAGGTCGAGGGGACGGTGCTCGCCGCCGATGCCGCCGCCGAGGTCCTCGCAGACCACGGTATCCGGCCCGACGCGGTCTTCACCGACCTCGACGGGGCGACCGATCTCTTCGTCGACCTCTCCCGGCAGGGGACGGTGATGGTCGTGCACGCCCACGGCGACAACATCCCGCTCCTCCGCCACTGGATCCCCCTCCTCCCGGGCCCGCTGGTCGCCACCACCCAGGCTGCGCCCTTGCCCCATGTCCACAACTTCGGCGGGTTCACCGACGGCGACCGGGCGGTCTTTGCCGCCGACGACCTCGGTGCGGCGTCGGTCAGGATCATCGGGTTCGACCTCGCCGACCGGAACGTCGACCCGGTCAAGCGGGGCAAACTCTTCTGGGCGGGGGAACTCCTCCACCTGATCGGGTATGACCTCTGA
- a CDS encoding DHH family phosphoesterase — protein MPEAVQNVSKERIKYIILGCGSTGYNVAEELEQENEDLIIVDKDEKRVEDLRDQKYEALVRDLRDPNFMEGLPVPEVAFILANDRDANLAALKAVKTRYPATYVIARATDPVSVDLLQQEGADIVLYPQEVVARTAIHHIRKLHSSRLALRLYDMLASWEGTLCIVTHLNPDPDSISSAMALSMIARHASHNKLTCRIVYGGDIGHQENRAFINLLDIKMERLTPQILEECNYIALVDSSAPGVNNELPKTARVNIIIDHHKNGEHPSTIADFIDIRPGVGATASIMTQYLMELDIPVSKSVATALLYGIRADTRDFKRNVTPQDLNYAAFLLPLTDSDLLDKITSPSISLETVEIIGNAIRNRRIRSGYLFSNVGYIRNRDALPQAADILIHLEGVNTALVYGISDQNIVISGRNKDIRLHLGNVMAEAFGQIGEAGGHATMAAAMIPLSYFTMVKDKEDLLDLIIDPILKRFSNIVGLDNDEGKQ, from the coding sequence ATGCCAGAGGCAGTCCAGAACGTTTCGAAGGAACGTATTAAATATATTATTCTTGGCTGCGGGAGCACCGGCTATAACGTTGCGGAGGAACTCGAGCAAGAGAACGAAGATCTCATCATCGTCGATAAAGACGAAAAAAGGGTAGAAGATCTCCGGGACCAGAAATACGAAGCGCTCGTTCGCGATCTCCGCGACCCGAACTTCATGGAAGGGCTGCCTGTGCCGGAGGTCGCGTTTATCCTCGCAAACGACAGAGACGCCAACCTCGCCGCACTTAAGGCCGTCAAGACCCGGTACCCGGCGACCTACGTCATCGCACGCGCCACCGACCCGGTCAGCGTCGACCTCCTCCAGCAGGAAGGCGCTGATATCGTCCTCTACCCGCAGGAAGTGGTTGCGAGGACCGCCATCCACCACATCAGGAAACTCCATTCCTCACGGCTGGCCCTGCGGCTCTACGATATGCTCGCCTCTTGGGAGGGGACGCTCTGCATCGTAACCCACCTCAACCCCGATCCCGACTCGATCTCGAGCGCCATGGCGCTCTCGATGATCGCCAGGCACGCAAGCCACAACAAACTCACGTGCCGCATCGTCTACGGGGGGGATATCGGGCACCAGGAGAACCGGGCGTTCATCAACCTTCTCGACATCAAGATGGAGCGGCTCACCCCCCAGATCCTCGAGGAGTGCAACTACATCGCTCTGGTCGACTCGTCCGCGCCCGGCGTGAACAACGAACTCCCCAAGACCGCTCGGGTCAACATCATCATCGACCACCACAAGAACGGCGAGCATCCTTCCACCATCGCCGATTTCATCGATATCAGGCCCGGGGTCGGCGCCACGGCGAGCATCATGACCCAGTACCTGATGGAACTCGACATCCCTGTGAGCAAATCGGTAGCCACCGCGCTCCTCTACGGCATCCGGGCGGACACGAGGGACTTCAAGAGGAATGTCACGCCACAGGACCTCAACTACGCGGCATTCCTCCTCCCTCTGACCGACTCGGACCTTCTCGACAAGATCACGTCTCCCTCCATATCGCTGGAGACCGTGGAGATCATCGGGAACGCCATTCGGAACCGGCGGATCAGAAGCGGCTACCTCTTCTCGAACGTCGGCTACATCCGGAATCGCGACGCGCTCCCCCAGGCGGCCGATATCCTGATCCACCTCGAAGGGGTGAACACGGCGCTGGTCTACGGTATCAGCGACCAGAATATCGTCATCTCGGGCCGGAACAAGGATATCAGGCTCCACCTCGGGAACGTGATGGCCGAGGCGTTCGGTCAGATCGGCGAGGCGGGCGGGCACGCCACGATGGCTGCCGCCATGATACCGCTCAGTTACTTCACCATGGTGAAGGATAAGGAGGACCTGCTCGACCTGATCATCGACCCGATCCTCAAGCGGTTCTCCAACATCGTCGGCCTGGATAATGATGAGGGTAAGCAATGA
- a CDS encoding chemotaxis protein CheW, whose product MIDVVEFGLGRELYAMDIQLAREIVEMMPITHIPRAPDYIAGIMNLRGEITTVIDLKRLIQIPGASGDNQKIIVLVAEAAGGSNLGIIVDDVQSVIQVAEDDIELMDEGISSGVHAFVKGIIKLAKDEEDRKRADGKGQQGAGLILWIDIKKILDDLVRKGQV is encoded by the coding sequence ATGATCGACGTCGTCGAGTTCGGGCTGGGTCGGGAACTCTATGCGATGGATATCCAGCTCGCCCGGGAGATTGTGGAGATGATGCCCATCACCCACATTCCTCGAGCGCCGGATTACATCGCCGGGATCATGAACCTCCGGGGGGAGATCACCACCGTCATCGACTTGAAACGGCTGATCCAGATCCCGGGTGCATCGGGAGATAACCAGAAGATCATTGTCCTGGTCGCCGAGGCCGCCGGAGGGTCGAACCTCGGCATCATCGTTGACGATGTGCAGAGCGTCATTCAGGTGGCCGAGGACGACATCGAGCTGATGGACGAAGGCATCTCTTCCGGGGTCCATGCCTTCGTCAAGGGGATCATCAAGCTCGCAAAGGATGAAGAAGACCGGAAGCGAGCGGATGGGAAGGGCCAGCAGGGGGCCGGTCTCATCCTCTGGATAGACATCAAAAAAATTCTCGATGACCTTGTCCGGAAAGGGCAGGTATAG
- a CDS encoding methyl-accepting chemotaxis protein, producing MISGEESSNSISVEENRWQAEIILQENPMPIVIWDRDLHVKSVNKAFLQFTGYERQKAESMALKDFSHIGDQSGQEVAEAFRTKQTTSGELAVSLPTGTFSFVRYNVPLPDRAGNVEGVMTVYKDITDQKQQMEQMQVLQQQAVAIIQENPMPFILWKPDMSITMYNKAFYEVTGYTEEQARRLSALDFKDLDGTGQGATETIRSKQPSHDEVTLKFPSGIRILKRYNIPLLDKRGDLESVLTVYNDITEERTLERQLQKSIGEVAESLAAIAGGDLTRPAPTYPDDPLEEIKKDLNAAIKSQGEFFRQTLEQADALEHAIVDVGKGADEIARASQQVANTAQKTSDGAKGQIQQLDRVTKEIGDLSAAVEEIASTAQEVRDLSMNVAKAGQSAVGLGNEASAKMKAVRQISEQAVEEITNLNAKMQDISHIVKLITDIANQTNLLALNAAIEAARAGEHGRGFAVVAGEVRNLAGESKSATRQIEEVIGGVTASSGKTAEAMRGAHTEILSGIESVNKTIEALNKMVVDINGSVSGIADISRATENQAGATNAVTTSVEEVFTLIQESERGTESLAALAEESSASTEEVASAANEIRQMAQQLRARVAAFRFQ from the coding sequence ATGATATCAGGCGAAGAATCAAGCAACTCCATCTCGGTGGAGGAGAACAGGTGGCAGGCCGAGATCATCCTGCAGGAGAACCCGATGCCTATCGTCATATGGGATCGCGACCTGCACGTAAAGTCGGTGAATAAAGCATTTCTACAGTTTACCGGTTACGAAAGACAGAAAGCCGAGTCCATGGCGCTCAAGGACTTCAGCCACATCGGCGACCAGTCCGGCCAGGAAGTGGCGGAGGCTTTCCGGACAAAGCAGACGACGTCCGGAGAACTGGCGGTTTCCCTCCCGACCGGCACCTTCTCGTTCGTCCGCTACAACGTCCCGCTCCCTGATAGGGCCGGCAACGTCGAGGGCGTGATGACGGTTTACAAGGACATCACCGACCAGAAGCAGCAGATGGAGCAGATGCAGGTACTCCAGCAGCAGGCGGTAGCGATCATCCAAGAGAACCCGATGCCGTTCATCCTCTGGAAGCCGGATATGTCCATCACGATGTACAACAAGGCGTTCTACGAGGTCACCGGCTACACCGAGGAGCAGGCACGGCGGCTCTCTGCGCTGGACTTCAAGGACCTCGACGGCACCGGCCAGGGCGCGACTGAAACGATCCGGAGCAAGCAGCCGAGTCACGACGAAGTTACGCTCAAGTTCCCCTCCGGTATCCGCATCCTCAAGCGCTATAACATCCCGCTCCTCGATAAGAGGGGAGACCTCGAGAGCGTTCTCACCGTCTACAATGATATCACGGAAGAGCGGACCCTTGAGCGACAACTCCAGAAGAGCATCGGAGAGGTCGCGGAGAGCCTCGCCGCGATCGCCGGCGGCGACCTGACGCGGCCGGCGCCCACCTATCCGGACGATCCGCTGGAAGAGATCAAAAAAGACCTGAATGCGGCGATAAAGTCCCAAGGAGAGTTCTTCCGACAGACCCTCGAGCAGGCAGACGCCCTCGAACACGCCATCGTGGATGTCGGGAAGGGTGCCGACGAGATCGCCCGCGCATCCCAGCAGGTTGCGAACACCGCTCAGAAGACGTCGGACGGGGCGAAAGGGCAGATCCAGCAGCTCGACCGGGTCACCAAAGAGATCGGCGACCTCTCCGCGGCCGTGGAGGAGATAGCGAGCACCGCCCAGGAGGTCCGCGATCTCTCCATGAACGTCGCAAAGGCCGGACAGTCTGCGGTCGGGCTCGGGAACGAGGCGAGCGCGAAGATGAAGGCGGTCCGTCAGATCTCCGAGCAGGCAGTCGAGGAGATTACGAACCTGAACGCGAAGATGCAGGACATCAGCCACATCGTGAAGTTGATCACCGATATCGCGAACCAGACGAACCTCCTTGCGCTCAACGCCGCGATCGAGGCGGCCCGGGCCGGGGAGCACGGCCGCGGGTTTGCGGTCGTCGCAGGCGAGGTCCGGAACCTCGCCGGGGAGTCGAAGAGCGCGACCCGACAGATCGAGGAAGTCATCGGCGGCGTCACCGCAAGCAGCGGGAAGACCGCCGAGGCTATGCGGGGAGCACACACGGAGATCCTCAGCGGGATCGAGAGCGTGAACAAGACCATCGAGGCGCTCAACAAGATGGTCGTCGACATCAACGGGTCAGTCAGCGGCATCGCCGACATCTCTCGGGCGACCGAGAATCAGGCCGGTGCGACAAATGCGGTCACGACGAGCGTCGAGGAGGTCTTCACCCTGATCCAGGAGAGCGAGAGGGGCACGGAGAGCCTCGCCGCGCTTGCCGAAGAGTCGTCTGCCTCAACCGAAGAAGTCGCCAGCGCCGCAAACGAGATCCGGCAGATGGCCCAGCAACTCCGCGCCCGCGTCGCAGCGTTCAGGTTCCAGTGA
- a CDS encoding PAS domain-containing protein, whose amino-acid sequence MVDSRTDYSVSKILNVLKEHPNGLSITDIAAQLSINRNSASKYLEMLQRQGSVDIRQVGAAKIYCPTRRLPVAAVRRFCSPNLVLVDHNLEILELSDALASLIKTTPEALIGKPAQTLFRGPDSSDDLLSLLRKALRGEEKDLLWHPAGARGPTCHLTLIPTVLETGRPAVSLALERLPMEDIPKEEHLLEALRQEALQKDRTEGVVRVSPDGRIRWVDEVYCRITGKSRDDLIGRPFQPPLVTGGGAGWKRFIRNLTTENPTATVDCRMAMPDGDTRWYQWRGRLLCDADGRIREYQYLCSAIREHTTSEEIPYRQQRSREQQINDLATALREAEARIGAVFDESPVGIAFCGMDGALARVNRMFLTVFGARDGGMIEGRNAFADLEIPSDILPRLQSGEAAEFSISYSRKRHRDHPFGVEEGAETVCLAGAASPVFFREEGTPSGFVLQLCDVTGRKKAEAALVEVKSRYRSLFETLAEGVVYLGADGRIIDANPSAEYILGCSLSDMLGRTFNELRWRVIHEDGTGCSEDLLPHAAALATGIPARKTLGIFNPREGGYHWLDTLTVPRFRPGEENPFQTVIIFCDITERKAAEEAYRESEKRYRILVESMPDVTFLLDPEGHLLYVNAFGAQVLHRPMEEIIGKSLPELFPNGQGAQYRRNVASAAAAGTIINNISRLQLPDGEVWYDTRLIPVGARDGTCRYVMGIARDITAWKQAEEVSRKHAERFRSIFEESPLGIAVCDPEGGLLHVNRACLELFGIADPGEIRRINLPEICRRVGARDMQALKDTVTPFECLLDFDHIRSRSLLPTTRTGSIRIEGVVSPLRSADGGAADGYLLQMYDVTSRVLAEGALRESHDWLAGIARHLPDAMFAIDLKGVVITWNLAMEELTGILAEEVLGKGNYEYALPFYGERMPMLVDKVLKPAEALRNSYRSIAYAEGDEIIAETVISIHKGDSPRIWWVKAAPLYDSRGEVVGAVESIRDITEQRRAEEALKKGDVSPNTALGSL is encoded by the coding sequence GTGGTCGACAGCCGCACAGACTACAGCGTCTCAAAGATACTTAACGTTCTGAAAGAACACCCAAACGGGTTAAGCATAACCGATATTGCCGCTCAACTCTCAATAAACAGGAATTCAGCCTCTAAATACCTCGAGATGTTGCAACGGCAGGGATCGGTCGATATACGCCAGGTCGGCGCGGCAAAGATCTACTGCCCGACCCGGCGCCTCCCGGTCGCGGCAGTCCGCCGGTTCTGCTCCCCGAACCTGGTCCTCGTCGATCATAACCTCGAGATCCTAGAATTGTCGGATGCGCTCGCGAGCCTCATCAAGACGACACCCGAGGCCCTCATCGGCAAGCCCGCCCAAACTCTGTTTCGCGGCCCGGATTCATCGGACGATCTTCTCTCTCTGCTCAGAAAGGCACTCCGGGGGGAGGAGAAAGACCTCCTCTGGCACCCAGCGGGAGCCAGAGGGCCTACCTGTCACCTCACCCTGATCCCCACCGTGCTCGAGACCGGGCGGCCTGCAGTCTCGCTTGCTCTGGAGAGACTCCCGATGGAGGACATTCCGAAAGAAGAGCATCTGCTTGAGGCGTTGCGGCAGGAGGCGCTCCAGAAAGACCGAACCGAAGGCGTCGTCCGGGTCTCGCCGGACGGACGCATCAGGTGGGTCGATGAGGTCTACTGTCGGATAACCGGGAAGAGCAGGGATGACCTCATCGGACGGCCGTTTCAGCCGCCTCTTGTCACAGGAGGAGGAGCGGGATGGAAGCGGTTTATCCGGAACCTCACCACGGAGAACCCGACGGCGACGGTCGACTGTAGGATGGCCATGCCGGACGGAGACACCCGCTGGTACCAATGGAGAGGCCGGCTCCTCTGCGACGCTGACGGCAGAATACGCGAGTATCAGTACCTCTGTTCCGCTATCCGCGAACATACGACGTCTGAGGAAATTCCATACCGGCAGCAGAGAAGCCGAGAACAGCAGATAAACGACCTAGCAACCGCACTCAGAGAGGCGGAGGCGCGGATCGGGGCGGTCTTCGACGAGTCCCCCGTCGGGATAGCATTCTGCGGTATGGACGGTGCCTTGGCCCGTGTCAACCGAATGTTTCTCACGGTCTTCGGCGCGCGAGACGGAGGGATGATTGAAGGGCGGAACGCTTTTGCAGACCTGGAAATTCCGTCGGATATACTGCCCCGCCTGCAGAGCGGAGAGGCGGCCGAATTTAGCATATCCTATTCTCGTAAAAGACATCGAGACCACCCTTTCGGCGTAGAAGAGGGGGCGGAGACGGTCTGCCTAGCGGGTGCGGCTTCGCCGGTCTTCTTCAGGGAGGAAGGCACGCCTTCCGGATTCGTGCTGCAACTCTGTGACGTAACCGGGCGGAAGAAGGCTGAGGCGGCTCTGGTAGAAGTCAAATCGCGCTACCGGAGCCTCTTCGAGACGTTGGCCGAAGGTGTCGTCTATCTGGGAGCGGACGGCAGAATCATCGACGCAAACCCCTCCGCAGAATACATACTCGGCTGTTCGCTCTCGGATATGCTGGGCAGAACCTTTAACGAACTCCGATGGCGGGTTATCCATGAAGACGGCACCGGGTGTTCGGAAGACCTCCTCCCGCACGCGGCGGCTCTGGCAACCGGCATACCGGCGAGAAAGACCCTCGGCATCTTCAACCCCCGAGAAGGCGGATACCACTGGCTCGACACCCTTACTGTTCCCAGGTTCCGGCCCGGCGAAGAGAATCCGTTTCAGACTGTCATCATCTTTTGCGACATCACCGAGCGGAAGGCGGCCGAGGAGGCATATCGAGAGAGTGAGAAGCGCTACCGGATATTGGTGGAATCGATGCCGGACGTCACCTTCCTGCTCGACCCGGAAGGACACCTGCTCTATGTCAACGCATTCGGAGCGCAGGTGCTGCATCGTCCTATGGAAGAGATCATCGGAAAGAGTCTCCCGGAACTCTTCCCGAACGGCCAAGGCGCACAGTACCGCCGAAACGTGGCATCGGCGGCGGCCGCCGGCACGATCATAAACAACATAAGCCGGTTGCAGTTGCCTGACGGCGAGGTCTGGTACGACACCCGGCTTATACCAGTCGGCGCACGGGACGGCACGTGCCGGTACGTAATGGGCATCGCCCGCGACATCACTGCATGGAAACAGGCGGAAGAGGTCTCTCGGAAGCATGCAGAGCGTTTCAGGAGCATCTTTGAGGAGTCGCCCCTCGGGATCGCGGTCTGCGACCCGGAGGGAGGACTGCTCCATGTCAACAGGGCATGCCTTGAACTCTTCGGGATCGCCGACCCGGGTGAGATCCGGAGGATCAATCTCCCGGAGATCTGCAGAAGAGTCGGAGCCCGCGACATGCAGGCGCTAAAAGATACGGTGACCCCGTTTGAGTGCCTCCTCGACTTTGATCATATTCGCAGCAGGAGCCTCCTCCCGACAACTAGGACCGGGTCCATCCGGATCGAGGGCGTCGTCAGCCCGCTCCGGTCGGCAGACGGCGGAGCCGCCGACGGCTACCTTCTCCAGATGTACGACGTCACCAGTCGTGTTCTGGCGGAGGGAGCGCTCCGGGAATCTCATGACTGGCTGGCCGGCATCGCCAGGCATCTGCCCGACGCCATGTTTGCAATCGACCTGAAGGGAGTTGTCATCACCTGGAACCTGGCGATGGAGGAATTGACCGGGATTCTCGCGGAGGAGGTGCTCGGCAAGGGGAACTATGAGTATGCTCTCCCGTTTTACGGGGAAAGGATGCCTATGCTCGTAGATAAAGTGCTGAAGCCGGCTGAAGCCCTTCGCAACAGTTACCGTTCCATAGCGTATGCCGAGGGTGACGAGATCATCGCAGAGACCGTGATCTCAATCCATAAAGGAGATTCGCCGAGGATATGGTGGGTGAAGGCCGCCCCGCTCTATGACAGCCGGGGGGAGGTCGTCGGCGCCGTCGAGTCGATCCGGGACATAACGGAACAGAGGCGGGCCGAGGAAGCCTTAAAGAAGGGAGATGTTTCCCCGAACACAGCTCTTGGGTCGCTCTGA
- a CDS encoding ABC transporter ATP-binding protein, with translation MITARSLVKHYGDFPALDGVTFDLEDARILGVIGHNGAGKTTLLKIMAGLIAPTSGELVIDGIDVVGRPLDLKQNLGYLPEESRLYETMTTDAYLTFFGEIYGMPKAAIRARRDELLSSLALEPDGKKIGELSKGMKRKVAIARSLMHDPRLLIYDEPTSGLDPMTSRSVIDYVKGLRDQGKTVIFSAHNLFQVEEACDLVLILRRGKVVAQGTMSELRETFGSITYQIFFRIPDPAAFATSVGYSAHDGRYLAEARSIEELNRTTAALAADGAGIERIESHYPTLEEMLLKIGR, from the coding sequence ATGATTACGGCGCGCTCTCTCGTCAAGCACTACGGCGACTTCCCGGCCCTCGACGGGGTCACCTTCGACCTCGAAGATGCTCGGATACTCGGGGTGATCGGGCATAACGGGGCCGGCAAAACGACGCTCTTAAAGATCATGGCCGGCCTCATCGCACCGACGTCGGGGGAGCTCGTCATCGACGGGATCGACGTTGTCGGGCGGCCGCTCGACCTGAAACAGAACCTGGGCTACCTCCCGGAGGAGTCGAGGCTCTATGAGACGATGACCACGGATGCGTACCTCACGTTCTTCGGCGAGATCTACGGCATGCCGAAGGCCGCCATCAGGGCCCGGCGCGACGAACTCCTCTCTTCGCTCGCGCTTGAGCCGGACGGCAAGAAGATCGGGGAACTCTCGAAGGGGATGAAACGAAAGGTCGCCATAGCACGGTCGCTGATGCACGACCCGCGACTGCTCATCTACGACGAGCCCACCTCGGGCCTCGACCCCATGACCTCCCGGTCGGTGATCGACTACGTCAAAGGCCTCCGCGATCAGGGCAAGACAGTGATCTTCTCGGCCCACAACCTCTTTCAGGTGGAGGAGGCCTGCGACCTCGTGCTGATCCTGCGCCGAGGCAAGGTGGTGGCGCAAGGGACCATGTCCGAACTCCGAGAGACCTTCGGCTCGATCACCTACCAGATCTTCTTCCGGATTCCCGACCCCGCGGCCTTCGCCACATCGGTCGGCTACTCCGCTCACGACGGCCGATACCTTGCCGAGGCACGCTCCATCGAGGAGTTGAACCGGACGACCGCGGCACTCGCGGCCGACGGCGCCGGGATCGAGCGGATAGAGTCGCACTATCCGACGCTCGAAGAGATGCTTTTAAAGATCGGGCGATGA